The genome window TTGGTGATGCCTGAAGATGAACAAAGAGAACGCATGGATGCGATGTATAAGACTGTTTCTACTTATGATGTTAAGTATTGGGGCGATCGCCTTTTAGATGTATTTGGTAAAATTCCTAAAAAATAAGTATTTACTGAATTAATTGACAGATATATAGCAATTATCATGGTTACGGGGTACAAAATGATCCCCCTTAATAAGAGGGACTTGAAAATCATAAATGTATCTCATAATTATAAAAAACGCTATAGAATGGGGGGATAATATTTCCCCTATTTTTTTTGCAATAAATAACCTGATTAATTCATACATCAGTCTTAGAAACGGGTAAAACTAGCAAACATATACCCCAAAACCACACCAATTACCATTGCCCAAACTTGTCCAGATTCCACAAAATTATTCCACGCATCGGTAATTTGACCAATAATATCAGGATCTTCGATTATTTGAGCGAATATATAAGCAGAAAAATCGGTAAGTGCCATAAAATTTATTGATTTGTACTAAGGTAATTCCCTTCAAATTATATATTAAACCACCAAAATCAATACCCATTTATTGATTTCATCCTGTTTTTGTGGATTTTCAAATTTTGATAGTTCACGATATGATAGTTACTAACTTTTACTAAATCCCCGACGGTTGTTGAATATGTTTACTGCTACTCCCCCCCGTAAGATTGAAAATAATATTCCCGATGATTTGTTCAGTGCGATCGCACTTTTGAAAAAAGAACTAAACGCTGTAATTCTCGCCCACTACTACCAAGAAGGAGACATCCAAGACATAGCCGACTATATCGGCGACTCCCTCGGTTTATCTCAACAGGCTGCTAACACCTCCGCCGATGTCATTCTTTTTGCAGGGGTACATTTTATGGCAGAAACTGCCAAAATTCTTAACCCCCATAAATTAGTATTATTACCCGACTTAGAGGCGGGATGTTCCCTTGCGGACAGCTGCCCTCCCGATGCCTTTGCCAAATTTAAAGCCCAACATCCAGATCATATTGTTATTTCCTACATCAATTGTACCGCAGAAATAAAAGCCCTTAGCGATATTATCTGTACTAGTTCCAATGCCGTTTCTATTGTTAATCAAATTCCCCCAGAGCAAAAAATTATTTTCGCCCCTGACAAAAACTTAGGGCGTTATGTGAGCCAACAAACAGGACGAGATTTAGTATTGTGGGATGGTAGCTGCATCGTTCATGAAACCTTTTCAGAAAAAAGAATAGTTGAACTGAAAGTACAAAACCCCGAAGCCGAAATTTTAGCCCACCCAGAGTGTGAAACCCCCGTGCTACGTCATGCTGATTATATTGGCTCAACTACCGCCCTTTTAAAATATTCTCAGAGTAGTGAATGCGACAAATTCATTATCGCCACCGAACCAGGAATCATCCACCAAATGCAAAAACAAGCCCCCAACAAGGTGTTTATTCCTGCCCCTTCTACCACTAATTGTAACTGCAATGAATGTCCTTACATGAGGCTAAATACCCTCGAAAAAGTCTATCTTGCCCTCAAAAATAAAACCCCCGAAATTATTATTCCTGAACCCACTAGAAGTAAGGCTTTACAACCCATACAAAGAATGTTGGAAATGTCTAAGTAATAAGTTTTTG of Cyanobacterium sp. HL-69 contains these proteins:
- the nadA gene encoding quinolinate synthase NadA, which gives rise to MFTATPPRKIENNIPDDLFSAIALLKKELNAVILAHYYQEGDIQDIADYIGDSLGLSQQAANTSADVILFAGVHFMAETAKILNPHKLVLLPDLEAGCSLADSCPPDAFAKFKAQHPDHIVISYINCTAEIKALSDIICTSSNAVSIVNQIPPEQKIIFAPDKNLGRYVSQQTGRDLVLWDGSCIVHETFSEKRIVELKVQNPEAEILAHPECETPVLRHADYIGSTTALLKYSQSSECDKFIIATEPGIIHQMQKQAPNKVFIPAPSTTNCNCNECPYMRLNTLEKVYLALKNKTPEIIIPEPTRSKALQPIQRMLEMSK